A single region of the Parasphingorhabdus litoris DSM 22379 genome encodes:
- a CDS encoding FAD-dependent oxidoreductase, protein MNIDQAKLQEERLSPFLRVTLRIWVKTYRSIIMLISPVFDLLVRLFVAQAIFRSGVVKLSDWDTALSLARFEYPVSWMAPETAAVIGVTIEIVAPILLLIGLLTREAALAILILLVVSQVEYVPTDLNLWLIAISGWFVLRGAKGFSFDRAVAGGLSGSALPFADPVIRFFEYLTDKAALAWLLIIRVWLAATLLLVAGMGGMAEAELFLPVKSFAGIDPVIAVGLALLLILGLFVPLTALALIIALSTLAVMGLHPDLTLFPMLLFGLMLIFGAGYLSVDRMISNWLEHNILFDRKYEDVPEHWPHIVVVGAGFGGLACVAKLKNLPVRITLIDRHNYHLFQPLLYQIATAALSPADVATPIRGLFRNDGNVRVLLGEVSSVDSKAKTLTYGQNSLSYDHLVLATGASHSYFGKDEWAPYAPGLKTIEDGVSVRGHVLRAFERAESSSDPERVKRLLTFVVVGAGPTGVELAGAIAELAHHGLKDEFSRIDPAEAEIILVQSGDRVLPAFPEDLSEHAADSLRNLGVDIRLKSRVTDIAADRVKIGDGMEIATETVLWAAGVIASPAGKWLNADTDRAGRVAVDDYLRVAGHENVFAIGDTAGSNAWDGNPVPGLAPAAKQAGVYVADYIQKQLVDDKQVAPFQYKHQGSLATIGRKSAVADFGFMKLHGALAWWLWGAVHVGFLSGMRNRIAVLVNWIWSYFTLQLGIRLITGKDSGA, encoded by the coding sequence ATGAACATCGATCAAGCCAAGTTGCAGGAGGAACGCCTGTCACCCTTCTTAAGGGTAACGCTCAGAATATGGGTTAAGACCTATCGTTCCATTATCATGCTGATCAGTCCGGTCTTTGATTTGCTGGTCCGGCTCTTCGTCGCGCAGGCAATTTTTCGTTCGGGCGTCGTGAAGCTCTCTGATTGGGATACCGCGCTGAGCCTTGCGCGGTTTGAATATCCGGTTTCCTGGATGGCGCCAGAGACTGCGGCTGTGATCGGCGTGACCATAGAAATTGTAGCGCCAATATTGCTCCTGATTGGACTGTTAACCAGGGAAGCGGCTCTTGCTATATTGATACTGCTCGTGGTGAGCCAGGTTGAGTATGTTCCAACTGATCTCAACCTCTGGCTAATTGCGATATCGGGTTGGTTTGTATTGCGCGGGGCCAAGGGTTTTTCTTTTGATCGCGCGGTGGCCGGGGGATTGAGCGGTAGCGCACTACCATTTGCTGATCCTGTCATACGTTTTTTTGAATATTTGACGGACAAGGCAGCTCTGGCCTGGTTGTTGATCATTCGGGTTTGGCTTGCGGCTACCCTGCTCTTGGTTGCTGGAATGGGGGGCATGGCGGAAGCGGAGCTGTTTCTGCCGGTGAAAAGCTTTGCCGGAATTGACCCGGTCATTGCCGTTGGATTGGCTTTGCTATTGATCCTGGGCCTCTTTGTTCCGTTAACCGCACTAGCATTGATCATTGCACTCAGCACTTTGGCAGTGATGGGTCTGCATCCCGATCTCACGCTTTTTCCTATGTTGCTGTTTGGTTTGATGCTCATATTCGGAGCAGGCTATCTGTCAGTCGACCGGATGATTTCAAACTGGCTGGAACATAATATCCTGTTTGACCGCAAATATGAGGATGTTCCCGAACACTGGCCGCATATCGTGGTCGTGGGGGCTGGATTCGGGGGGTTGGCTTGCGTGGCCAAGTTAAAGAACCTGCCTGTGCGCATCACGCTTATTGACCGGCATAATTATCACCTTTTCCAGCCGCTGCTCTATCAAATTGCAACCGCTGCGCTGTCTCCGGCTGATGTAGCGACCCCGATCCGGGGCTTGTTCCGCAATGATGGCAACGTGCGAGTGCTGTTGGGTGAGGTGAGCAGCGTCGACAGCAAAGCGAAGACATTGACCTATGGGCAAAATAGTCTGAGCTATGATCATCTTGTGCTCGCAACAGGTGCTTCGCATAGCTATTTCGGTAAGGATGAATGGGCACCTTATGCGCCGGGGCTAAAAACCATCGAAGATGGCGTTTCGGTGCGCGGTCATGTCCTGCGTGCCTTCGAACGGGCCGAGTCCTCCAGTGACCCAGAACGGGTAAAACGGCTGCTGACCTTTGTAGTGGTCGGTGCAGGGCCCACCGGTGTTGAACTGGCCGGAGCGATTGCCGAGTTGGCGCATCATGGACTGAAGGATGAGTTCAGCCGGATCGATCCAGCTGAAGCCGAGATTATTTTGGTGCAATCGGGTGATCGGGTATTGCCGGCCTTTCCGGAAGATTTGTCGGAGCATGCAGCCGATTCCCTTCGCAATTTGGGTGTGGACATAAGGCTAAAATCGCGTGTCACGGATATCGCTGCCGACCGCGTCAAAATCGGCGATGGCATGGAGATCGCAACGGAGACGGTGCTTTGGGCAGCGGGCGTTATTGCTTCCCCAGCAGGCAAATGGCTGAACGCCGATACGGATCGGGCAGGGCGGGTTGCCGTAGATGACTATTTGCGGGTTGCGGGCCACGAAAATGTTTTTGCCATTGGTGACACGGCTGGCAGCAATGCTTGGGATGGAAATCCCGTTCCCGGATTGGCCCCTGCCGCCAAGCAGGCCGGTGTCTATGTAGCGGATTATATTCAAAAACAACTTGTAGATGACAAACAGGTCGCACCCTTCCAATACAAACATCAGGGTAGCCTTGCGACGATTGGCCGCAAGAGTGCCGTTGCGGATTTCGGCTTTATGAAGCTGCATGGCGCTCTGGCCTGGTGGTTATGGGGTGCGGTGCATGTTGGTTTTCTCTCGGGCATGCGGAACCGGATAGCAGTGCTGGTGAACTGGATATGGTCTTACTTCACGTTACAGCTGGGTATCCGCCTGATCACTGGCAAGGACAGCGGTGCTTAA
- a CDS encoding 6-phosphofructokinase — MRLAVLTGGGDVPGLNPCIRSIAMAAWQRGWDVIGLRRGWEGVLETDPTDPWSLENSAMVLDKDAVRGIDRQGGTILHSSRCDPRNTSKGDQTQKVLDILDALKVDALITMGGDGTLRFSAHLASLGRNVISIPKTMDNDVFGTDYCIGFSTAVTRSVAAINALRTTVASHERIAVIELFGRRSGETALLSGFLSQADRTVIAEVPADIDALLPLLLKDKANNPESYAICLVSEGAKLAGSDTDDGEMSKSNTNRIGVNIGTQLAREIEARSPERTIVQELAYLMRAGEPDAMDRMVGFAFGALAVQLIEEGRTSNMVCLEDGNYGVVPIGTLLGGTKGVNVSGLYDAREYRANLVQIEGMPMFLY, encoded by the coding sequence ATGCGTCTGGCAGTTTTAACCGGTGGAGGTGATGTTCCCGGCCTTAACCCGTGTATCCGTTCGATTGCCATGGCGGCTTGGCAGCGCGGTTGGGATGTCATCGGACTGCGCCGTGGCTGGGAAGGGGTGCTTGAAACCGATCCAACCGATCCCTGGTCACTCGAAAATTCCGCGATGGTGTTGGATAAAGATGCTGTGCGCGGCATTGATCGACAAGGTGGAACGATATTGCACAGCTCGCGCTGTGATCCCCGAAACACCAGTAAAGGCGACCAGACGCAAAAGGTCCTGGATATACTCGACGCGCTGAAGGTCGATGCGCTTATTACCATGGGCGGCGATGGCACACTGCGCTTTTCAGCGCATCTTGCAAGTCTGGGGCGCAACGTCATTTCTATCCCAAAAACGATGGACAATGATGTGTTCGGCACCGACTATTGCATTGGCTTTTCAACCGCCGTGACGCGATCTGTCGCAGCAATAAATGCTCTCAGAACCACCGTGGCCAGCCACGAACGGATAGCCGTTATCGAACTATTCGGCCGCCGGTCCGGCGAAACGGCACTGCTGTCCGGCTTTTTGTCCCAAGCAGATCGCACTGTTATTGCAGAGGTGCCGGCCGATATAGATGCGCTGTTGCCTTTGTTGCTGAAAGATAAGGCGAATAACCCGGAAAGCTATGCTATCTGCCTTGTATCGGAAGGAGCCAAACTAGCTGGTAGCGATACGGATGATGGCGAAATGAGCAAATCCAATACCAACCGTATCGGCGTGAATATCGGTACCCAATTGGCGAGAGAAATCGAAGCGCGGTCGCCCGAGCGAACCATTGTTCAGGAGCTTGCTTATCTGATGCGCGCCGGTGAGCCCGACGCAATGGACCGGATGGTTGGCTTCGCTTTTGGCGCACTGGCGGTGCAATTGATCGAGGAAGGCCGCACGTCCAACATGGTTTGCCTTGAAGACGGCAACTATGGTGTTGTACCGATCGGGACGTTGCTTGGTGGAACGAAGGGTGTGAACGTATCCGGTCTCTATGATGCGAGAGAATATCGGGCCAATCTTGTGCAGATAGAAGGCATGCCGATGTTTCTATATTAA
- the purB gene encoding adenylosuccinate lyase: MIPRYSRPDMVAIWEPESKFQIWFEIEAHATDALAELGVVPKEAAAAIWAKGKFDVERIDEIEREVKHDVIAFLTNVAENVGEEARFMHQGMTSSDVLDTCLAVQLTRATDILLDDMDKLLAAIKTRAYEHKLTPTIGRSHGIHGEPVTFGMKLAQAYAEFERNRERLVLARKEIATCAISGAVGTFANIDPKVEAHVAEKMGLETEPVSTQVIPRDRHAQYFATLAVIASSVERLAVEIRHLQRTEVLEAEEYFSPGQKGSSAMPHKRNPILTENLTGLARMVRSYALPAMENVALWHERDISHSSVERMIGPDATITLDFALARLTGVVEKLLIYPERMQKNLDRMGGLVHSQRVLLALTQAGISREDSYRIVQRNAMKVWESDGEVALLDLLKADADVTAKLSEEALEESFNLDYHFKHIDTIFTRVFGE; this comes from the coding sequence ATGATCCCGCGCTATTCTCGCCCCGATATGGTTGCCATCTGGGAACCCGAATCCAAGTTCCAGATCTGGTTTGAGATAGAGGCGCACGCGACCGATGCGCTTGCTGAACTGGGCGTTGTCCCAAAGGAAGCTGCTGCTGCGATTTGGGCAAAAGGCAAATTTGATGTCGAGCGGATCGACGAGATTGAACGCGAAGTAAAACATGATGTCATCGCTTTCCTGACCAATGTTGCGGAAAATGTCGGCGAAGAAGCGCGCTTCATGCATCAAGGCATGACGTCGAGTGATGTGCTCGATACCTGTCTGGCCGTTCAGCTCACCCGCGCGACCGACATTTTGCTTGATGATATGGACAAGCTGCTCGCGGCTATCAAAACCCGTGCTTATGAGCATAAGCTAACCCCGACCATAGGCCGCAGTCACGGTATTCATGGCGAGCCGGTGACTTTCGGCATGAAATTGGCGCAGGCCTATGCCGAGTTTGAACGCAATCGCGAACGACTTGTTCTGGCGCGCAAAGAAATCGCGACCTGCGCGATATCCGGCGCGGTTGGCACCTTTGCCAATATCGATCCCAAGGTCGAAGCCCATGTAGCAGAGAAAATGGGGCTGGAAACCGAACCTGTCTCGACACAGGTCATTCCCCGCGATCGCCATGCCCAATATTTTGCAACATTGGCTGTGATCGCTTCTTCAGTGGAGCGTCTAGCTGTTGAGATTCGCCATTTGCAGCGCACCGAAGTTTTGGAAGCCGAGGAATATTTCTCACCTGGTCAAAAAGGTTCAAGCGCGATGCCGCACAAGCGTAATCCGATCCTGACCGAAAATCTGACCGGCCTTGCCCGTATGGTGCGCAGCTACGCACTACCTGCGATGGAAAATGTTGCTCTGTGGCATGAGCGGGATATCTCCCATAGTTCGGTGGAACGCATGATCGGCCCTGATGCCACCATCACGCTGGACTTTGCCCTCGCTCGTCTGACCGGCGTGGTTGAAAAGCTGCTCATATATCCTGAACGGATGCAGAAAAATCTCGATCGGATGGGCGGCCTTGTGCATTCTCAACGCGTTTTGCTGGCCTTGACACAAGCCGGTATTAGCCGCGAAGACAGTTACCGGATTGTCCAACGCAACGCGATGAAAGTCTGGGAATCAGACGGCGAAGTGGCGCTACTCGACCTGCTGAAAGCAGACGCTGACGTAACCGCCAAACTGTCTGAGGAGGCGCTGGAAGAGAGCTTTAATCTCGACTATCATTTCAAACATATCGATACGATTTTTACGCGCGTTTTCGGGGAATAG
- the pyrF gene encoding orotidine-5'-phosphate decarboxylase, giving the protein MSNPIFVALDTPILDNALELAKSVEGHVGGLKLGLEFFCANGHHGVHEIQKIGLPIFLDLKLHDIPNTVAKAMQAINVLEPAIVTVHASGGRAMMEDAKAAAGINTKVVGVTLLTSLDQRDMTSIGYNGSPHDQVERLANLSAEAGLDGIVCSGNEVGAAHKVWKDGYFVVPGLRPANGKAGDQKRTVTPRAARDDGASVLVIGRPITAAENPNSAARSIEATL; this is encoded by the coding sequence ATGAGCAACCCGATATTCGTTGCGCTGGACACACCGATACTAGACAATGCTTTGGAGCTAGCCAAATCCGTCGAAGGACATGTTGGTGGCTTGAAACTTGGCTTGGAGTTTTTCTGCGCCAATGGCCATCATGGGGTTCATGAAATCCAGAAAATTGGCCTGCCGATATTTCTCGACCTGAAACTTCACGACATTCCCAATACCGTGGCCAAGGCCATGCAAGCCATTAACGTTCTGGAACCAGCAATCGTTACGGTTCACGCATCTGGTGGTCGTGCGATGATGGAAGATGCCAAAGCAGCAGCGGGTATCAATACCAAGGTTGTAGGGGTCACCCTGCTTACCTCGTTGGATCAACGGGATATGACTTCAATCGGTTATAACGGCAGCCCACATGATCAGGTTGAACGGCTCGCCAATCTGTCGGCGGAAGCAGGTTTGGACGGTATTGTCTGTTCGGGCAATGAAGTCGGTGCAGCGCATAAAGTCTGGAAAGACGGTTATTTCGTTGTTCCTGGATTGCGTCCTGCCAATGGCAAAGCAGGCGATCAAAAGCGCACGGTAACACCCCGCGCTGCTCGCGATGATGGCGCCAGCGTTTTGGTCATCGGCCGGCCCATTACAGCTGCAGAAAATCCCAACTCAGCGGCCCGGTCGATTGAGGCGACACTTTAG
- a CDS encoding phosphoribosylanthranilate isomerase: MKTEIKICGLSNEASIAAAAEAGADYFGLVHFEKSPRHVSLERAAELRESAPESLKTVLLLVNADPKLTGHAISVVRPDVIQFHGSETAEWLKLVRDQSNAEVWKALGLRDKATLAKSSRFEGAADRLLFDAPAKALPGGTGTSFDWNVLDGHDHKIPWGLAGGLDADNVVSAMESTSPPLVDVSSGVESAPGVKDVDRIAAFCQAVRTYDETR, from the coding sequence ATGAAAACAGAAATCAAAATATGTGGCTTGTCCAACGAAGCCAGCATCGCGGCGGCGGCAGAGGCCGGGGCTGACTATTTCGGGTTGGTTCATTTCGAAAAAAGCCCGCGCCATGTTTCACTGGAACGTGCCGCAGAGCTTCGAGAATCGGCGCCAGAATCTCTGAAAACGGTGCTATTGCTGGTCAACGCAGATCCGAAACTGACCGGGCATGCGATCAGTGTGGTTCGCCCTGATGTGATCCAATTCCATGGAAGTGAAACAGCCGAATGGCTCAAACTGGTGCGTGACCAAAGCAATGCCGAAGTCTGGAAAGCACTTGGCCTGCGCGACAAGGCAACGCTGGCAAAGAGCAGCCGGTTTGAAGGCGCTGCGGATCGGTTGCTATTCGACGCTCCTGCCAAAGCTCTGCCGGGCGGTACCGGCACCAGTTTCGATTGGAATGTTCTCGACGGTCATGACCACAAGATTCCATGGGGCCTTGCTGGCGGTTTGGATGCCGATAATGTCGTAAGCGCCATGGAATCCACCAGCCCACCGCTCGTCGATGTTTCCTCTGGCGTTGAATCCGCGCCGGGCGTCAAAGATGTGGACAGAATCGCTGCCTTTTGCCAAGCGGTTCGCACATATGACGAAACACGATAA
- the trpB gene encoding tryptophan synthase subunit beta produces MTKHDKLSNSFRNQPDDRGHFGQFGGRYVAETLMPLILDLEKHYRAAQADPAFAEEFDDLLEHYVGRPSPLYFAERLTEHVRKEAPEGKGAQIWFKRDELNHTGAHKINNCIGQILLAKRMGKTRIIAETGAGQHGVATATVCARFGLPCVIYMGATDIERQKPNIFRMRLLGAEVVPVTSGSATLKDAMNDALRDWVANVHDTFYIIGTAAGPHPYPELVRDFQSVIGREAREQMLARTGRLPDMLVAAIGGGSNAIGLFHPFLDDPDVEMLGIEAAGHGLEKEHAASLAGGKPGILHGNKTYLLQDEDGQIDEAHSISAGLDYPGIGPEHSWLKESGRVRYDSVTDTEALEAFQLLCGTEGIIPALEPSHAIAAVAREAVKMDKDQIILANLCGRGDKDIFTVAEALGTEI; encoded by the coding sequence ATGACGAAACACGATAAACTCTCGAACAGCTTCCGCAATCAACCTGATGATCGCGGCCATTTTGGTCAGTTTGGCGGGCGTTATGTCGCCGAAACTTTGATGCCGCTGATCCTCGATCTGGAGAAGCATTATCGCGCGGCACAGGCCGATCCCGCTTTTGCGGAAGAATTTGATGACCTGCTGGAACATTATGTCGGTCGTCCCAGCCCGCTTTATTTTGCCGAGCGGCTGACCGAGCACGTCCGCAAAGAAGCGCCGGAAGGCAAAGGCGCGCAAATCTGGTTCAAGCGCGATGAGCTGAACCATACCGGCGCACACAAGATCAACAATTGCATTGGCCAGATATTGCTCGCCAAACGCATGGGCAAGACCCGGATCATCGCGGAAACCGGCGCGGGTCAGCATGGCGTTGCCACCGCTACGGTCTGCGCTCGCTTTGGTCTGCCCTGTGTCATCTATATGGGCGCGACCGATATTGAGCGGCAGAAGCCGAATATTTTCCGGATGCGTCTGCTGGGCGCGGAAGTCGTGCCCGTGACCAGCGGTTCGGCAACGCTCAAAGACGCAATGAATGACGCATTGCGCGACTGGGTCGCCAATGTGCACGACACGTTCTACATTATCGGCACTGCCGCTGGCCCCCATCCCTATCCGGAGCTGGTGCGCGATTTCCAGAGTGTCATTGGCCGCGAAGCGCGCGAGCAGATGCTGGCGCGAACCGGCCGACTGCCCGATATGCTGGTCGCAGCCATTGGCGGCGGGTCCAATGCCATTGGCCTGTTCCATCCTTTTCTCGATGATCCCGACGTTGAAATGTTGGGCATTGAAGCGGCTGGTCATGGTTTGGAAAAAGAACATGCTGCATCGCTGGCGGGCGGCAAGCCAGGGATCTTGCACGGCAATAAAACATATTTATTGCAGGACGAAGACGGGCAGATTGACGAAGCCCATTCGATCAGCGCGGGCCTCGACTATCCCGGCATTGGTCCGGAACATAGCTGGCTGAAAGAATCCGGCCGTGTGCGCTATGATAGCGTGACCGACACAGAAGCCCTAGAGGCGTTCCAACTGCTCTGCGGCACCGAAGGGATTATCCCGGCGCTAGAGCCGAGCCATGCCATTGCTGCTGTCGCGCGCGAAGCTGTTAAGATGGACAAGGATCAGATCATACTCGCTAATCTCTGCGGGCGTGGGGACAAGGATATTTTCACGGTTGCCGAGGCTTTGGGGACAGAGATTTGA
- the trpA gene encoding tryptophan synthase subunit alpha — translation MTRLSSAFPTDRAALVAFVTGGDPTAADTGAILDALVEGGADIIELGMPFTDPMADGPAIQAANIRSLSAGTKTADILNIATAFRERHPTVPLVLMGYANPMTIRGADWFADACVNAGVDGVICVDIPVEEDDSLGDALRAKDVAVIRLATPTTDAERLPEILNNASGFLYYVSVAGITGLQQAAQASIEEAVSRLKAGTDLPVAVGFGVRTPEQAADIARVADGVVVGSAIVEIIAEHGADAAPHVKDYVKSLSDAIRSAR, via the coding sequence TTGACCCGCCTTTCCTCGGCCTTCCCTACCGACCGCGCTGCCCTCGTCGCTTTCGTAACCGGCGGTGATCCAACCGCCGCGGACACGGGCGCCATCCTCGACGCCCTCGTCGAAGGCGGCGCCGACATTATCGAACTCGGCATGCCGTTCACCGATCCGATGGCCGACGGCCCTGCCATTCAGGCCGCGAATATCCGCAGCCTCAGCGCGGGCACAAAGACCGCGGACATATTGAACATCGCGACTGCTTTTCGGGAACGCCATCCTACGGTGCCGCTTGTTTTGATGGGCTATGCCAATCCGATGACGATCCGCGGGGCCGACTGGTTCGCCGATGCTTGCGTCAACGCAGGCGTTGATGGCGTGATCTGCGTCGATATTCCAGTCGAGGAAGATGATAGCCTCGGCGACGCGCTGCGCGCCAAGGATGTCGCTGTGATCCGTCTCGCTACACCAACGACCGATGCCGAACGCTTGCCAGAAATCCTGAACAATGCCTCGGGCTTTCTCTATTATGTTTCTGTGGCCGGCATTACCGGACTGCAACAGGCGGCACAGGCCAGCATCGAGGAAGCGGTCTCTCGCCTGAAAGCCGGGACAGACCTTCCCGTCGCCGTCGGCTTTGGGGTGCGCACACCGGAACAAGCCGCGGATATCGCCCGCGTTGCCGACGGCGTTGTGGTTGGCTCGGCGATTGTCGAGATTATCGCGGAACATGGCGCTGACGCTGCACCGCATGTCAAAGACTATGTAAAATCACTTTCTGATGCTATCAGAAGCGCACGTTAA